A window from Plectropomus leopardus isolate mb chromosome 3, YSFRI_Pleo_2.0, whole genome shotgun sequence encodes these proteins:
- the osbpl9 gene encoding oxysterol-binding protein-related protein 9 isoform X4, producing MVESIKHCIVLLQIAKDQSNEQQHANGLISTINPVDGIYQPPLDTPVVNTTMPTQTTLPTDASQVCKSDQRPSTLPVGPVVTVMGSLQTPTPNSTGSGPSGPSSGVASPAHIPLPSHSVPDFSYSSSEDEFYDADEFYQSSTSPKHCIDPSGPQAASPLTNEATALKRPDTTESLNSSMSNGTTDADPFDSHDDRDDEGEGESVEEHKSVIMHLLSQVRLGMDLTKVVLPTFILERRSLLEMYADFFAHPDLFVSIAEQPEPRERMVHVVKWYLSAFHAGRKGSVAKKPYNPILGEVFYCHWDLPSESEEPSPLTEAVSEGPVPWSSSNSVCFVAEQVSHHPPISAFYAECLSRKIQFNAHIWTKSKFLGMSIGVHNIGQGCVSCLEHDEHYILTFPNGYGRSILTVPWVELGGECNISCSKSGYSANIVFHTKPFYGGKKHRITAEIFAPNDKKSFCSIEGEWNGVMYAKWATGENTVFIDTKRIGIIKKKVRKLEDQLDYESRRLWRDVTLNLKLKDIDAATEAKHRLEEKQRAEARERKENEQQWETRLFHEDGECWVYDEPLLKRLASQRH from the exons AGCACCATAAACCCAGTGGATGGGATCTACCAACCCCCTCTGGACACTCCTGTAGTCAACACCACGATGCCAACACAGACCACACTACCCACAG aCGCTTCTCAGGTGTGTAAATCAGACCAACGACCCTCCACGTTACCTGTTGGTCCCGTCGTCACGGTGATGGGCAGTCTGCAGACCCCAACTCCCAACAGCACAG GGAGTGGCCCGTCAGGCCCCAGCAGCGGCGTCGCCTCCCCAGCTCACATCCCCCTCCCCTCGCACTCGGTGCCAGACTTCTCCTACTCCTCCAGTGAGGATGAGTTCTACGATGCTGACGAGTTTTACCAGAGCAGCACTTCCCCCAAACACTGCATAGA TCCCTCAGGGCCTCAAGCTGCCTCGCCCCTCACTAATGAAGCGACAGCGTTGAAAAGACCTGACACCACAGAGTCCCTCAACTCGTCCATGTCCAATGGTACCACAGATGCAG ATCCGTTTGACAGCCACGACGACCGTGACGATGAAGGCGAGGGCGAATCTGTGGAGGAGCACAAGAGCGTCATTATGCATCTTCTCTCTCAAGTTCGTCTGGGCATGGACCTCACAAAG GTGGTGCTGCCTACCTTCATTCTAGAGAGGAGATCTTTGTTAGAAATGTACGCAGACTTCTTTGCACATCCCGACCTATTTGTAAG TATCGCTGAGCAGCCGGAGCCCCGGGAGCGCATGGTTCACGTGGTAAAGTGGTACCTGTCAGCTTTCCATGCAGGGAGGAAAGGTTCAGTGGCCAAGAAACCTTACAACCCAATCCTGGGAGAAGTCTTCTACTGCCACTGGGATCTGCCCAGCGAGTCAGAGGAGCCCTCCCCGCTCACG GAGGCGGTATCAGAAGGTCCAGTACCGTGGTCTTCATccaacagtgtgtgttttgtggcaGAGCAGGTCTCTCACCACCCACCCA tTTCTGCATTCTATGCAGAGTGTTTAAGTAGGAAGATCCAGTTCAACGCTCACATCTGGACCAAGTCTAAGTTCTTAGGCATGTCCATAGGTGTCCACAATATTGGCCAAG GTTGTGTGTCGTGTTTGGAGCACGATGAACACTACATCCTCACCTTCCCTAACGGATATGGCAG GTCGATCCTGACTGTGCCGTGGGTGGAGCTAGGCGGGGAGTGCAACATCTCCTGCTCCAAGTCGGGCTACAGCGCCAACATCGTGTTCCACACCAAACCCTTCTACGGAGGAAAAAAGCACAGGATCACCGCTGAGATTTT TGCACCAAATGATAAGAAGTCCTTCTGCTCCATTGAAGGCGAATGGAACGGAGTGATGTACGCCAAGTGGGCAACTGGA gAGAACACCGTGTTCATAGACACTAAGAGGATAGGCATCATTAAGAAGAAAGTGAGAAAGCTGGAAGACCAGCTCGACTACGAGTCCCGAAG ATTGTGGAGAGATGTGACGTTGAACCTGAAGCTGAAAGACATCGATGCAGCAACAGAAGCCAAACACCGGctggaggagaaacagagagctgaagccagagagaggaaggagaacgAGCAGCAGTGGGAGACAAGG ctatTCCATGAGGACGGGGAGTGCTGGGTCTACGATGAGCCTCTATTAAAGAGATTAGCCTCTCAGAGGCACTGA
- the tor3a gene encoding torsin-3A, whose translation MLARWLLPALWALSAEADFFHFDSISNVSTYYFNYIYCNIWEGECQPHQDDATQQVPTRELWAGFPQDYISLLHQWYCSLGQCCESGDCRITNNITGLARDLQTKLHGQHLAQSVVLKAIQGFINNPESNKPLTLSFHGWSGTGKNFVARIIADNLYRDGVKSECVRLFIAPFHFPHARLVDTYKGQLREAIRDMVLRCPQTLFIFDEAEKLHPGLIDAIKPYMDHYDNVDGVSYRRAIFLFLSNIGGATINDVALDFWHSGQNREDIGMEDLEHRLRAETMESHGGFAQSELMSGHLIDFFVPFLPLEYRHVKLCARDAYAARGLETDEATLDEVAKAMLYVPKEERLFSAQGCKSIPQRINFFLP comes from the exons ATGTTAGCGCGGTGGCTGCTGCCTGCGCTCTGGGCTCTGTCCGCAGAGGCAGACTTCTTCCACTTCGACAGCATCTCCAATGTTTCCACCtactattttaattacatttattgcaACATATGGGAGGGGGAGTGTCAGCCGCACCAAGACGATGCTACACAACAAG TTCCTACCCGGGAGCTCTGGGCAGGTTTTCCTCAGGACTACATCAGCCTGCTGCATCAGTGGTACTGTAGTCTGGGCCAGTGCTGTGAGTCTGGAGACTGCAGGATCACCAACAACATCACAG GTCTGGCTCGGGACCTTCAGACAAAGCTCCACGGGCAGCACCTGGCTCAGTCGGTGGTTCTGAAAGCCATTCAGGGTTTTATCAATAACCCTGAGTCCAACAAGCCGCTGACGCTCTCCTTCCACGGCTGGTCCGGCACTGGAAAGAACTTTGTGGCACGGATCATTGCAGATAACCTGTATCGAGACGGAGTGAAGAGCGAGTGTGTCCGACTGTTCATTGCCCCGTTTCACTTCCCCCACGCCAGACTGGTAGACACGTACAAG GGCCAGCTGAGGGAGGCGATTCGGGACATGGTGCTGCGCTGCCCTCAGACTCTGTTCATCTTCGACGAGGCCGAGAAGCTTCACCCAGGCCTCATCGATGCCATCAAACCCTACATGGATCACTACGACAACGTAGACGGTGTCAGCTACCGCAGAGCCATCTTCCTCTTTCTCAG CAACATTGGTGGAGCAACGATCAATGATGTGGCGTTGGACTTCTGGCACTCCGGTCAAAATCGAGAGGACATCGGTATGGAAGACCTGGAGCACCGGCTACGAGCTGAAACTATGGAGTCTCATG GTGGGTTTGCTCAAAGTGAGCTGATGTCTGGCCACTTGATCGACTTCTTTGTGCCATTCCTGCCTTTGGAGTACCGCCATGTCAAGCTCTGTGCACGGGACGCCTACGCAGCACGAGGTCTGGAGACGGATGAAGCTACGCTGGACGAGGTGGCCAAGGCAATGCTGTACGTCCCCAAAGAAGAGAGACTCTTCTCAGCCCAGGGATGCAAGTCCATACCCCAGCGGATCAACTTCTTTCTCCCCTag
- the calr gene encoding calreticulin, with protein sequence MTALSLLLMVVSAASVLAESTVYLREQFEDGDAWKSRWVESKHRSDFGKFVLTAGKFYGDAEKDKGLQTSQDARFYALSSRFDDVSNQGKTLVIQFTVKHEQNIDCGGGYIKLFPSGLNQEDMHGDSVYNIMFGPDICGPGTKKVHVIFNYKGKNHLINKDIRCKDDEYSHLYTLIVNPDNTYEVKIDNKKVESGNLEDDWDFLPPKKIKDPEAKKPEDWDDREKIPDPDDKKPEDWDKPENIPDPDAKKPDDWDEEMDGEWEPPMVANPEYKGEWKPREIDNPAYKGKWIHPEIDNPEYTADSEIYKYDSIGVIGLDLWQVKSGTIFDNFLITNDPNLAEEVGNDTWGKTKDAEKKMKESQEEEERKKREEEDNQRREEAKEEDEEEEEKDEEEEEEDEEEEGEEQEEEEEDDEGTDSKLKDEL encoded by the exons ATGACAGCGCTGTCGCTGCTTTTAATGGTCGTGTCGGCCGCATCTGTACTGGCCGAGTCCACTGTGTATCTGCGGGAGCAGTTTGAAGATGGGG ATGCCTGGAAGAGCCGCTGGGTTGAATCCAAACACAGGTCAGACTTCGGCAAGTTTGTCCTGACTGCAGGAAAGTTCTACGGAGatgcagagaaagacaaag GTCTGCAGACGAGCCAGGACGCCCGCTTCTACGCCTTGTCATCCCGTTTTGATGACGTCAGCAACCAGGGCAAAACTCTGGTCATCCAGTTCACTGTGAAACATGAGCAGAACATTGACTGCGGTGGGGGCTACATTAAACTGTTCCCCTCTGGTCTCAACCAGGAGGACATGCACGGGGACTCCGTCTACAACATCATGTTCG GTCCTGACATCTGTGGCCCCGGCACAAAGAAGGTCCATGTCATCTTCAACTATAAAGGCAAGAACCATCTGATTAACAAGGACATCAGGTGCAAG GATGATGAGTACTCCCACTTGTACACACTGATTGTGAACCCAGACAACACTTACGAGGTCAAGATCGACAATAAGAAGGTCGAGTCTGGCAATCTGGAGGATGACTGGGACTTCCTGCCTCCCAAAAAAATTAAGGACCCTGAAGCCAAAAAGCCAGAAGACTGGGATGACAGGGAGAAGATTCCCGACCCTGACGATAAGAAACCAGAG GACTGGGACAAGCCCGAGAACATTCCAGATCCTGATGCTAAGAAGCCTGATGACTGGGATGAAGAGATGGACGGAGAGTGGGAGCCACCTATGGTCGCTAACCCTGAATACAAG GGTGAGTGGAAGCCCAGAGAAATCGACAATCCTGCCTACAAGGGCAAGTGGATCCACCCTGAGATTGACAACCCGGAGTACACAGCCGACTCTGAGATCTATAAATACGACAGCATCGGCGTGATTGGACTCGACTTGTGGCAG GTCAAGTCTGGTACCATCTTTGATAACTTCCTGATCACCAACGACCCAAACCTGGCAGAGGAAGTTGGCAACGACACGTGGGGTAAAACTAAG GATgcagagaaaaagatgaaagaaagccaagaggaggaggagaggaagaaacgtGAGGAAGAGGACaaccagaggagagaggaggcgaaggaggaagacgaggaggaagaggagaaggatgaggaggaggaagaggaagatgaggaggaggagggtgaggagcaggaggaggaagaagaggacgaTGAAGGCACAGACTCTAAACTCAAGGATGAGTTATAA